In Vreelandella piezotolerans, one genomic interval encodes:
- a CDS encoding ABC transporter ATP-binding protein, translating into MNTAEALDYQDAPDNQSLEMLRVQDLHAFYGESHILHGVNFDVKRGELVTLLGRNGAGRSTTLKAIMNMVGRRTGSIVINGNETLRMKPHHIPRLGIGYCPEERGIFASLDVHENLLLPPTVRSGGMSLDEIYAMFPNLYERRRSQGTRLSGGEQQMLAMARILRTGARLLLLDEITEGLAPVIVQKLGEVLVQLKERGMTIVLVEQNFRFAAPLADRHFVMDHGQIVEEITAEQLPSRREHLNSMLGV; encoded by the coding sequence ATGAACACCGCTGAAGCTCTCGACTATCAAGATGCGCCCGACAATCAAAGCTTGGAAATGCTGCGCGTGCAGGACCTGCACGCCTTCTACGGCGAGTCGCACATTTTGCACGGCGTGAATTTTGACGTGAAGCGGGGTGAGCTGGTCACTTTGCTGGGCCGCAACGGTGCAGGGCGTAGTACCACGCTCAAAGCGATCATGAACATGGTGGGTCGACGCACGGGGTCGATCGTCATCAATGGCAACGAAACGCTACGCATGAAGCCGCACCACATCCCTCGGTTAGGCATTGGCTACTGCCCGGAAGAGCGCGGCATTTTCGCAAGCTTGGACGTGCATGAAAACCTGCTTCTACCGCCCACCGTGCGTTCCGGCGGTATGAGCCTAGACGAAATTTACGCCATGTTCCCCAATCTCTATGAGCGCCGTAGAAGCCAGGGCACGCGGCTCTCAGGCGGCGAGCAGCAGATGCTGGCCATGGCACGTATTCTGCGTACCGGCGCACGTTTGCTACTGCTCGATGAGATCACCGAGGGGTTGGCCCCGGTCATCGTGCAGAAGCTGGGCGAGGTACTGGTGCAGTTGAAGGAGCGCGGTATGACCATCGTGCTGGTCGAGCAGAACTTCCGCTTTGCCGCGCCGCTGGCCGATCGCCACTTCGTGATGGACCACGGTCAAATCGTCGAAGAGATCACGGCAGAGCAGTTGCCGTCACGGCGGGAACACTTGAACAGCATGCTGGGGGTATGA
- a CDS encoding carboxyl transferase domain-containing protein, whose protein sequence is MSTLSTQINPRSDAFQANDAAMRGEVHQLRDLTAAIAQGGGEKARARHESRGKLFVRDRIDHLIDEGSPFLEFSALAAHHVYDDDVPAAGVVTGIGRVSGVECVIVANDATVKGGTYFPLTVKKHLRAQEIARKHRLPCIYLVDSGGAFLPRQDEVFPDRDHFGRIFYNQATMSAEGIPQIAVVMGSCTAGGAYVPAMADESIIVKEQGTIFLGGPPLVKAATGESISAEDLGGADVHAKVSGVADHYAENDAHALQLARACVSRLNWQKRGQLAMQPPRPPKLDPSELYGIVGTDLKKPYDVREVIGRIVDGSDFDEFKRYYGDTLVTGFAHIHGYPVGIVANNGVLFSESAVKGAHFIELCAQRKIPLVFLQNITGFMVGSKYEHEGIAKHGAKLVTAVACANVPKYTVLIGGSFGAGNYGMCGRAYDPNLLFMWPNARISVMGGEQAAGVLSQVKREQYEREGREWSKEDEEAFKKPTRDQYEHQGHPYYASARLWDDGVIDPLQTRDVLGLSLAAAMNAEVKETRFGVFRM, encoded by the coding sequence ATGAGCACACTCTCGACACAGATCAACCCGCGCAGCGATGCGTTTCAAGCCAACGACGCCGCCATGCGCGGCGAAGTCCACCAACTGCGCGATCTCACCGCCGCCATTGCGCAAGGCGGCGGTGAGAAGGCGCGTGCCCGCCATGAGAGCCGTGGCAAGCTGTTCGTACGTGATCGCATCGACCACTTGATTGACGAAGGCTCGCCGTTTTTGGAATTTTCTGCGCTGGCCGCCCACCACGTTTACGACGACGATGTGCCGGCCGCTGGCGTGGTGACCGGCATTGGCCGCGTCTCGGGGGTCGAATGCGTCATCGTGGCCAACGACGCCACCGTGAAAGGCGGCACCTACTTTCCTCTGACGGTCAAAAAACACCTGCGCGCGCAAGAGATCGCCCGCAAGCACCGCCTGCCGTGTATCTATCTGGTCGATTCTGGCGGTGCCTTTCTGCCCCGCCAAGACGAAGTCTTCCCCGACCGCGACCACTTCGGGCGCATTTTCTACAATCAGGCCACGATGTCCGCCGAAGGCATCCCGCAAATTGCCGTGGTCATGGGTTCCTGTACCGCTGGCGGTGCGTATGTACCTGCCATGGCGGATGAGTCGATCATCGTCAAAGAGCAGGGAACGATTTTCCTGGGCGGCCCGCCGCTGGTGAAAGCCGCCACGGGCGAGAGCATTAGTGCAGAAGACCTGGGCGGGGCGGACGTTCACGCCAAAGTGAGCGGCGTAGCCGACCACTACGCCGAAAACGACGCCCATGCGCTGCAACTCGCCCGCGCCTGCGTGTCGCGGCTGAACTGGCAAAAACGCGGCCAGCTGGCCATGCAGCCACCCAGGCCGCCGAAGCTCGACCCGTCCGAACTTTACGGCATCGTCGGCACCGATCTGAAAAAGCCTTACGACGTGCGCGAAGTCATCGGCCGCATCGTCGATGGCTCCGACTTTGACGAGTTCAAACGCTACTACGGCGACACGCTAGTAACCGGTTTTGCCCACATCCACGGCTACCCGGTCGGTATCGTGGCCAATAACGGCGTGCTGTTTTCGGAAAGCGCCGTGAAAGGCGCGCACTTCATCGAGCTGTGCGCTCAGCGCAAGATCCCTCTGGTCTTCCTGCAAAACATCACCGGCTTCATGGTCGGCTCCAAGTACGAGCACGAAGGCATCGCCAAGCACGGTGCCAAGCTCGTCACCGCCGTGGCCTGCGCCAACGTGCCGAAATACACCGTGTTGATTGGTGGCAGCTTCGGTGCCGGGAACTACGGCATGTGTGGCCGAGCCTATGACCCCAATCTGCTGTTCATGTGGCCCAACGCACGTATTTCGGTGATGGGTGGCGAACAGGCGGCGGGGGTACTTTCCCAAGTAAAACGCGAGCAGTACGAGCGCGAAGGCCGTGAGTGGAGCAAAGAGGATGAAGAGGCCTTCAAGAAGCCTACCCGTGACCAGTACGAGCACCAGGGCCACCCGTACTACGCCAGCGCCCGCCTGTGGGATGACGGCGTGATCGATCCGCTACAAACCCGCGACGTGCTGGGGCTGTCACTGGCCGCTGCGATGAATGCGGAAGTCAAAGAGACACGCTTCGGCGTGTTCCGGATGTAA
- a CDS encoding acetyl/propionyl/methylcrotonyl-CoA carboxylase subunit alpha, with amino-acid sequence MTLTPTKFDTLLVANRGEIACRVMRTARRMGLKTVAVYSDADASARHVRDADEAVRLGPAAARESYLNVDAVIEAAQRTGTGAIHPGYGFLSENGTFVKALEQAGITFVGPPASAIAAMGDKSAAKARMANAGVPLVPGYHGDDQDDALLRSEADKIGYPVMLKASAGGGGKGMRVVESGEGFKAALDGCRRESKAAFGDDRMLIEKYLVQPRHVEVQVFCDRYGNGVYLFERDCSVQRRHQKVIEEAPAPGMTPELRAAMGDAAVRAAKEIGYVGAGTVEFLLDADGSFYFMEMNTRLQVEHPVTEMITGQDLVEWQLRVAMGEPLPCRQEELTITGHSFEARLYAEDPEQDFLPATGLLSRFALDLEGAGLGADQVRLDSGVESGDTVSMHYDPMLAKLIVHGVDRDAALATLNRALAALDVQGVVTNRAFLQRLANHPGFKNVELDTRFIERNEATLFAPRRFSTEDYASAALIGLHQLAQECESGSPWDRHDGFRLNAPHTIRIALCDPSSAQAPDSDPTVVVVEGKRAPLEAQWQLTIGDSTLSASLQPLDGDAVAVTLDGHRRRLQARKDDHVVVMAEPSGETRLFWRRIDAIDHGHHETESTLTAPMHGTVVALLVEPGVSVEKGMPLMVMEAMKMEHTMTAPADGSVETFHFQAGDTVGQGDVLLDFAPSE; translated from the coding sequence ATGACGTTGACCCCAACCAAATTCGACACGCTGCTGGTGGCTAACCGCGGCGAAATCGCCTGCCGCGTGATGCGTACCGCCCGGCGTATGGGCTTGAAGACCGTCGCCGTTTACTCCGATGCGGACGCCAGCGCCCGCCACGTGCGTGACGCTGATGAAGCCGTGCGCCTCGGCCCTGCCGCCGCCCGGGAAAGCTATCTGAACGTTGACGCGGTGATTGAGGCCGCCCAACGCACCGGTACCGGCGCCATTCACCCGGGCTACGGCTTCCTCTCCGAGAACGGCACCTTCGTCAAAGCGTTGGAACAAGCGGGCATTACCTTCGTCGGCCCGCCCGCTTCTGCGATTGCCGCCATGGGCGACAAATCTGCCGCCAAAGCGCGCATGGCGAATGCGGGCGTGCCGCTGGTGCCCGGCTACCATGGCGACGACCAGGACGATGCACTACTGCGTTCCGAGGCCGATAAGATCGGCTATCCGGTGATGCTCAAAGCCAGTGCCGGTGGCGGTGGTAAAGGCATGCGCGTCGTCGAAAGCGGCGAGGGCTTCAAAGCGGCGCTGGATGGCTGCCGCCGGGAATCGAAAGCCGCGTTTGGCGATGACCGCATGCTGATCGAAAAGTATCTGGTACAGCCTCGCCATGTGGAAGTACAAGTGTTCTGCGACCGCTACGGCAACGGCGTCTACCTCTTCGAGCGGGACTGCAGCGTGCAGCGCCGCCATCAAAAAGTGATCGAGGAAGCGCCCGCCCCGGGCATGACGCCTGAACTGCGCGCCGCCATGGGCGACGCCGCCGTTCGCGCCGCCAAAGAGATTGGCTACGTGGGCGCGGGCACGGTGGAATTCCTGCTAGACGCCGACGGCTCATTCTACTTCATGGAGATGAACACCCGCCTACAGGTCGAACACCCGGTGACAGAAATGATTACCGGCCAAGACCTGGTGGAGTGGCAGCTAAGAGTCGCCATGGGCGAGCCGCTGCCCTGCCGGCAAGAGGAGTTAACCATTACCGGCCACAGTTTCGAAGCGCGCCTTTACGCCGAAGACCCGGAGCAGGATTTCCTACCCGCCACCGGTCTGCTGAGCCGCTTTGCGCTGGACTTGGAAGGTGCCGGGCTAGGCGCGGATCAAGTACGCCTAGACAGCGGCGTAGAGAGCGGCGATACGGTTTCGATGCACTACGACCCTATGCTCGCCAAGCTCATCGTTCACGGCGTGGACCGCGACGCGGCGCTGGCAACGCTCAATCGCGCGCTGGCCGCCCTGGACGTGCAGGGTGTGGTGACCAATCGCGCCTTCCTGCAGCGCTTGGCCAACCACCCGGGCTTCAAGAACGTCGAGCTGGATACGCGATTCATCGAACGCAACGAAGCCACCCTGTTTGCTCCGCGACGGTTCTCGACGGAAGATTACGCCAGCGCTGCGCTGATTGGCCTGCACCAGCTCGCCCAAGAGTGCGAAAGCGGCTCCCCCTGGGACCGCCACGACGGCTTCCGGCTCAACGCGCCGCATACCATCCGCATCGCACTGTGTGACCCGTCGAGCGCCCAAGCGCCGGATAGCGACCCTACCGTCGTGGTCGTCGAAGGAAAGCGCGCGCCCCTGGAGGCTCAGTGGCAGCTCACCATTGGCGACAGTACGCTGAGCGCCAGTCTACAACCGCTCGACGGCGACGCCGTCGCCGTCACGCTCGACGGCCACCGCCGTCGTTTGCAGGCGCGCAAAGACGACCACGTCGTCGTAATGGCCGAACCTAGCGGCGAAACCCGCCTGTTCTGGCGACGCATCGATGCCATCGATCACGGGCACCACGAAACGGAATCCACCCTCACCGCCCCCATGCACGGCACCGTAGTGGCACTGCTGGTGGAACCCGGTGTATCCGTAGAGAAAGGCATGCCGCTGATGGTGATGGAGGCTATGAAAATGGAGCACACCATGACCGCTCCCGCCGATGGCAGCGTCGAGACGTTCCACTTCCAAGCAGGCGATACCGTCGGCCAGGGCGATGTGCTACTAGACTTTGCCCCCAGCGAATAG
- a CDS encoding isovaleryl-CoA dehydrogenase has product MFSHYTELNFGLDDELNMLREQVNAFAASEIAPRAAEIDQNNEFPSDLWKKFGDMGLLGITVPEEDGGSGMGYLAHCIAMEEISRASASVALSYGAHSNLCVNQLKINASAEQKAKYLPKLISGDHVGALAMSEPGAGSDVVSMQLRAKEDGDHYVLNGNKMWITNGPDADVLVVYAKTDPDAGSKGITAFIIEKGMPGFSTAQKLDKLGMRGSNTCELVFQDCRVPAENVLGEVGKGVRVLMSGLDYERAVLAAGPIGIMQAAMDVVIPYIHERKQFNQSIGEFQLVQGKVADMYTTLNACRAYLYTVAAACDRGQTSRKDAAGVILYCAEKATQVALDAIQLLGGNGYINEYPTGRLLRDAKLYEIGAGTSEIRRMLIGRELFSESL; this is encoded by the coding sequence ATGTTTTCCCACTATACAGAACTCAATTTCGGCCTCGACGACGAGCTCAACATGCTGCGTGAGCAGGTCAACGCCTTTGCCGCCAGCGAAATCGCTCCTCGCGCCGCGGAGATCGATCAGAACAACGAATTTCCAAGCGATTTGTGGAAGAAGTTCGGAGATATGGGGCTACTGGGCATTACGGTACCGGAAGAGGATGGCGGCAGCGGCATGGGTTATCTAGCCCACTGCATTGCCATGGAAGAGATCTCCCGCGCCAGCGCCTCGGTGGCCCTCTCTTATGGCGCGCACTCCAACCTGTGCGTCAACCAACTCAAGATCAACGCCTCGGCCGAACAGAAAGCCAAATACCTGCCCAAGCTGATCAGCGGTGACCATGTGGGTGCGCTGGCCATGTCAGAGCCGGGTGCCGGTTCCGACGTGGTGTCCATGCAGCTTCGCGCCAAAGAAGATGGCGACCACTACGTGCTCAACGGCAACAAAATGTGGATCACCAACGGACCGGATGCCGACGTGCTGGTGGTCTACGCCAAAACCGATCCGGATGCCGGCTCCAAAGGGATTACGGCCTTCATCATCGAAAAAGGGATGCCGGGCTTCTCGACTGCCCAGAAACTCGACAAGCTGGGTATGAGGGGCTCCAACACCTGCGAGCTGGTCTTCCAAGATTGCCGCGTGCCCGCCGAAAACGTGCTAGGTGAAGTCGGCAAAGGCGTTCGTGTCTTGATGAGCGGCTTGGATTACGAGCGTGCCGTACTGGCGGCAGGCCCCATCGGCATCATGCAGGCTGCCATGGACGTGGTCATTCCCTACATCCATGAGCGTAAGCAGTTCAACCAGTCTATCGGTGAGTTCCAGCTGGTACAGGGCAAAGTGGCCGACATGTACACCACCCTAAACGCCTGCCGGGCGTATTTATACACCGTCGCCGCCGCCTGCGACCGTGGGCAAACCTCACGCAAGGATGCCGCTGGCGTCATTCTTTACTGTGCTGAAAAAGCCACCCAGGTCGCGCTGGACGCCATTCAGCTACTGGGCGGCAATGGATATATCAACGAGTACCCCACCGGCCGCCTGCTGCGCGACGCGAAGCTGTATGAGATTGGCGCTGGTACGAGCGAAATCCGTCGGATGCTGATTGGCCGCGAACTGTTTAGCGAAAGTCTTTAA
- a CDS encoding ABC transporter ATP-binding protein: MRADEVTKGPVLETRGLTKEFRGFTAVDNVNLQVQEGHIHALIGPNGAGKTTVFNLLTKFLPPTRGDILYRGQSITSKKSNEIAQLGLVRSFQISAVFAHMTALENVRVALQRQLGTSFHFWKSEKSLDHLNDRALALLDEVGLREYADTLTVEMPYGRKRALEVATTLALDPSMMLLDEPTQGMGAEDVDRIVALIKRVSQGRTVLMVEHNLSVVSRLCDRITVLARGAVLAEGDYDSVSRNPLVREAYMGSEAAEEATA; encoded by the coding sequence ATGCGTGCAGACGAAGTGACCAAGGGGCCAGTGCTCGAAACACGAGGGCTGACCAAGGAGTTTCGCGGCTTCACCGCCGTGGATAACGTTAACCTGCAAGTGCAGGAAGGGCATATCCACGCGTTGATTGGCCCTAATGGGGCAGGAAAAACCACGGTGTTCAACCTGCTCACCAAGTTTCTCCCCCCTACAAGGGGTGACATTCTCTATCGCGGCCAATCCATCACTAGCAAAAAATCCAACGAAATCGCCCAGCTGGGCTTGGTACGTTCGTTTCAAATTTCGGCGGTGTTTGCCCATATGACCGCGCTAGAAAACGTTCGTGTGGCGCTTCAGCGCCAGCTGGGCACCTCCTTCCATTTCTGGAAATCGGAAAAGTCGCTGGATCACCTCAACGACCGCGCTCTGGCGCTGCTCGATGAAGTAGGCTTGCGCGAATACGCCGATACGCTCACCGTCGAAATGCCCTACGGCCGCAAACGCGCGCTGGAAGTAGCGACGACGTTGGCCCTGGACCCCAGCATGATGCTGCTGGACGAACCCACTCAGGGGATGGGCGCCGAAGACGTCGATCGCATCGTGGCACTGATCAAGCGAGTCTCCCAAGGCCGTACGGTGCTGATGGTCGAGCACAACTTGAGCGTGGTCAGCCGGCTGTGTGATCGCATTACCGTGCTGGCGCGGGGGGCGGTGTTGGCAGAGGGCGACTACGACAGCGTGTCGCGTAACCCCTTGGTGCGTGAAGCCTATATGGGCAGCGAAGCAGCAGAGGAGGCGACTGCATGA
- a CDS encoding MerR family transcriptional regulator, translating into MSKTYSISELASEFDVTTRSIRFYEDQELLHPTRRGQTRIYSSKDRVRLKLTLRGKRLGFSLAEIRELFELWDETRSGSEKQLHLMLSKISERKAALEQQMKDITMVQLELESAEIRCRQALEELNEKHPATSK; encoded by the coding sequence ATGAGCAAGACCTACTCGATCAGCGAGCTAGCCAGTGAATTCGATGTCACCACGCGCAGCATTCGCTTTTACGAAGATCAAGAGTTGCTGCACCCCACCCGCCGCGGCCAGACACGCATCTACAGCAGCAAAGATCGTGTACGGCTGAAGCTGACGCTTCGCGGCAAACGGCTGGGGTTCTCGCTGGCAGAGATTCGTGAGCTGTTCGAACTGTGGGACGAAACCCGCAGCGGCAGTGAAAAACAGTTGCACCTGATGCTGAGTAAGATCAGCGAGCGTAAAGCGGCGCTAGAGCAGCAGATGAAAGACATCACGATGGTGCAGCTAGAGCTCGAGAGTGCGGAGATCCGCTGCCGACAGGCCCTGGAAGAGCTCAACGAGAAGCATCCGGCCACCTCGAAATGA
- a CDS encoding enoyl-CoA hydratase/isomerase family protein: protein MAYSTLLIEAGVARLTLNRPEVHNAFDDSLIAELNAHLEKLHDLASSGDVRVMVLGSEGKSFSAGADLNWMKRMVDYDLEDNLADSRKLSALMHGLDTLPCPTVCRVQGAAFGGAVGLAACCDIVIASNKAKFCLSEVKIGLSPAVISPYVQRALGPRQARRYALSAEIMDAPTALALGLAHQVVDPDALDSAVDAMIDTLLQGSPQAQRATKALLAAVAQAPDSDATREHTCQVIAKLRVSDEGQEGLASFFDKRRPAWTSPEEHKHAAEPRS from the coding sequence ATGGCTTACTCGACCTTACTCATCGAAGCAGGCGTGGCGCGGCTCACCTTAAACCGCCCAGAGGTGCATAACGCCTTTGACGACAGCCTGATTGCCGAACTCAACGCACACCTGGAAAAGCTGCATGACTTGGCAAGCTCAGGTGACGTTCGGGTGATGGTGCTCGGTTCCGAAGGCAAAAGCTTCTCCGCAGGCGCTGATCTGAATTGGATGAAGCGCATGGTCGATTACGACCTGGAAGATAACCTCGCCGACTCCCGCAAGCTGTCGGCGCTGATGCACGGGCTCGACACGCTGCCCTGCCCGACCGTTTGCCGCGTACAGGGGGCGGCGTTTGGCGGTGCGGTGGGCTTGGCCGCCTGCTGCGATATCGTCATCGCGTCCAACAAGGCCAAGTTCTGCCTCTCGGAGGTCAAGATTGGCCTGTCGCCAGCGGTGATCAGCCCCTACGTGCAACGCGCGCTTGGCCCGCGCCAGGCGCGCCGCTACGCGCTGAGCGCGGAAATCATGGATGCCCCCACTGCGCTCGCCCTGGGGTTAGCCCACCAAGTGGTAGACCCCGACGCCTTGGATAGCGCCGTGGACGCGATGATCGACACGCTGCTGCAGGGCTCTCCCCAAGCGCAGCGGGCAACGAAAGCGCTGCTGGCCGCCGTGGCTCAAGCACCGGATAGCGACGCCACCCGTGAGCACACCTGCCAGGTGATTGCCAAGCTGCGAGTGAGCGACGAGGGCCAAGAGGGCCTCGCCAGCTTTTTCGACAAGCGCCGCCCCGCCTGGACGTCCCCCGAAGAACACAAACACGCTGCGGAGCCACGCTCATGA
- a CDS encoding ABC transporter substrate-binding protein: protein MTFMKKTLAASIAVAAASSMAISTAHAEISDGEVRIGYLADMSGTYRDLAGPGGQTAMEMAVADFGGSVNGSPIVVFSADDRNSADVGANTVREWIDQRNVDMVGGLVASSVSIAVTKVLEENDGLGIVSGSAASSITNEHCTPNHIHWVYDTYPLANGTAKAVVEQGGDSWFLLTADYAFGHALEADVTSVVEANGGEIVGGVRHPFPTSDFSSYILQAQGSGAKIVGLANAGADTVNAITTASQFGLTQSGQQLAGLLIFLNDVHALGLEATQGLLLTTGWYWDMDDEARAWSERYFEETGRMPTMVQAGIYSSTMHYLKAVEAAGTDDPETVRAKMAEEPINDFFARNGSIREDGRMIHDMYLAQVKTPEESTGEWDLYEILSTIPAAEAYRPLSESQCSLVQN, encoded by the coding sequence ATGACCTTTATGAAAAAAACGCTGGCCGCCAGCATCGCCGTTGCCGCTGCCTCTAGCATGGCGATTTCGACCGCTCACGCCGAGATCAGCGATGGCGAGGTACGTATTGGCTATTTGGCCGATATGTCCGGCACCTATCGCGATCTGGCAGGCCCAGGCGGTCAAACCGCCATGGAAATGGCGGTGGCCGATTTTGGCGGTAGCGTGAACGGCTCGCCCATCGTGGTGTTCAGTGCCGATGACCGTAACAGCGCCGACGTAGGGGCCAACACCGTGCGCGAGTGGATCGATCAGCGCAACGTCGATATGGTCGGTGGCCTGGTGGCCTCATCGGTTTCCATTGCCGTGACCAAGGTGCTGGAAGAGAACGACGGTCTGGGTATCGTCTCTGGCTCGGCAGCATCCAGTATTACCAATGAACACTGCACCCCGAACCACATTCATTGGGTATACGACACCTATCCGCTGGCCAACGGTACGGCAAAAGCCGTCGTCGAACAGGGCGGCGATAGCTGGTTCCTACTGACCGCTGACTACGCCTTCGGTCATGCGCTGGAAGCCGACGTGACCAGCGTGGTCGAGGCCAACGGCGGCGAAATCGTCGGTGGCGTGCGTCATCCGTTCCCCACCAGTGATTTCTCCTCCTATATTCTTCAGGCACAAGGTTCTGGCGCGAAAATCGTGGGTCTCGCCAACGCCGGAGCCGACACGGTCAACGCCATTACCACCGCCAGCCAGTTCGGCTTGACCCAAAGCGGCCAGCAGCTTGCGGGCCTGCTGATTTTCTTGAACGACGTGCACGCGCTGGGCCTGGAGGCCACCCAAGGTCTGCTGCTGACCACCGGTTGGTACTGGGATATGGATGACGAGGCGCGCGCGTGGTCCGAGCGTTACTTTGAAGAGACCGGACGCATGCCCACCATGGTGCAAGCTGGTATTTACTCCAGCACCATGCACTACCTGAAAGCCGTGGAAGCCGCAGGGACAGATGACCCCGAAACCGTGCGCGCCAAAATGGCCGAAGAGCCGATCAACGACTTCTTCGCCCGTAACGGCAGCATCCGTGAAGATGGCCGCATGATCCATGACATGTACCTCGCTCAAGTCAAAACGCCGGAAGAGTCCACCGGCGAATGGGATCTTTACGAAATCCTGAGCACTATCCCTGCCGCAGAAGCCTACCGTCCGCTATCAGAAAGTCAGTGCTCGCTGGTGCAAAACTGA
- a CDS encoding hydroxymethylglutaryl-CoA lyase, whose amino-acid sequence MTLPTSIKLFEMSPRDGLQNEPGTLVPTGTKIELIERLAKAGIRHIEAASFVSPKWVPQMGDATEVMHGIQRQSGVVYSALTPNLKGLESALAVGVEEVAVFGAASEAFSQKNINCSIADSLARFEPVLARANEAGIRVRGYVSCVLGCPYEGHIAPEKVAEVANALYEMGCYEISLGDTIGVGTPLAAKRMIDATRQQVPIEKLAAHFHDTYGMAIANLYAVMEEGVSVIDAATAGLGGCPYAKGASGNVATEDVLYLLEGLGIETGIDLQAVIDTGDWITRQLGRQPSAKVALALGSSRTP is encoded by the coding sequence ATGACACTGCCTACGTCTATCAAGCTATTCGAAATGTCCCCCCGCGACGGGCTGCAAAACGAACCGGGCACCCTGGTGCCCACCGGCACCAAAATCGAGCTGATCGAGCGGCTGGCGAAGGCGGGCATTCGTCATATTGAAGCGGCCAGTTTCGTGTCGCCCAAGTGGGTACCGCAAATGGGCGATGCCACCGAGGTCATGCACGGTATCCAGCGCCAGTCCGGCGTGGTGTATTCGGCGCTAACGCCTAACCTCAAAGGGCTCGAGAGCGCCCTGGCGGTAGGCGTCGAGGAAGTCGCGGTGTTCGGCGCCGCGTCGGAAGCGTTCTCACAGAAGAACATCAACTGCTCGATTGCCGACTCTTTAGCGCGCTTCGAACCGGTGCTTGCCCGCGCCAACGAGGCAGGCATTCGCGTGCGCGGCTACGTCTCCTGCGTGCTGGGCTGTCCTTATGAGGGGCACATCGCCCCCGAAAAAGTCGCGGAAGTGGCCAACGCGCTTTATGAGATGGGCTGCTACGAGATTTCGCTGGGCGATACGATAGGCGTAGGCACGCCGCTGGCCGCCAAGCGAATGATCGACGCGACCCGCCAGCAGGTACCGATCGAGAAGCTGGCCGCCCACTTCCACGATACCTACGGGATGGCCATCGCCAACCTGTATGCCGTGATGGAAGAAGGCGTCAGCGTCATCGATGCCGCTACGGCGGGCTTGGGCGGCTGCCCCTACGCCAAGGGAGCGTCGGGCAACGTGGCCACCGAAGACGTCCTCTACTTACTCGAAGGATTAGGCATCGAGACGGGGATCGATCTTCAGGCGGTGATCGACACCGGCGATTGGATCACGCGGCAGTTGGGGCGCCAGCCCAGCGCCAAAGTTGCGCTGGCGCTGGGCAGCTCACGCACTCCCTAA